Proteins encoded within one genomic window of Brassica rapa cultivar Chiifu-401-42 chromosome A09, CAAS_Brap_v3.01, whole genome shotgun sequence:
- the LOC103842948 gene encoding probable xyloglucan endotransglucosylase/hydrolase protein 28, with protein sequence MELLARFLAFMSLFTSLVSGFALQKLPLIQFDEGYTHLFGDQNLIVHRDGKSVRLILDERTGSGFVSNDIYLHGFFSSSIKLPADYSAGVVIAFYLSNGDIYEKNHDEIDFEFLGNIRGKEWRIQTNIYGNGSTHLGREERYNLWFDPTEDFHQYSIMWSHSHIIFYVDNIPIREVKRTASMGGDFPAKPMSLYATIWDGSKWATNGGKYGVNYKFAPYVAQFTDMILHGCAVDPIEKVLSCQDGAEEDLRLASEITDSQRKKMDSLRRKHMTYSYCYDRTRYKVALPECVVNTEEAKRLRVYDPVTFGGIPHRHRHGKHRSKSRQSI encoded by the exons ATGGAGTTGCTAGCTCGATTTTTAGCTTTCATGTCACTCTTCACCAGTTTAGTCTCTGGATTTGCTCTGCAAAAGCTTCCTCTTATACAGTTCGACGAAGGTTACACACATCTATTCGGTGACCAGAATCTGATTGTTCACAGAGACGGAAAATCTGTCCGGTTAATACTTGATGAGAGAACCG GCTCAGGGTTTGTCTCAAATGATATTTACTTACATGGGTTCTTCAGTTCTTCTATCAAATTGCCAGCAGATTACTCTGCAGGAGTTGTTATTGCCTTCTAT CTGTCAAATGGGGACATATATGAGAAGAATCATGACGAGATTGATTTTGAGTTTCTCGGGAACATCAGAGGCAAAGAATGGAGGATTCAGACCAACATATATGGTAACGGAAGCACGCATTTGGGCAGAGAAGAAAGATACAATCTTTGGTTCGACCCAACAGAAGATTTTCACCAGTACAGTATCATGTGGTCTCACTCTCACATCAT ATTTTATGTAGACAATATTCCAATCAGAGAGGTCAAACGTACGGCGTCAATGGGCGGTGACTTCCCGGCGAAGCCTATGTCTTTATACGCAACCATATGGGATGGTTCCAAATGGGCGACCAACGGTGGCAAGTACGGTGTAAATTACAAATTTGCCCCATATGTTGCTCAGTTCACCGATATGATCCTCCACGGCTGCGCCGTTGACCCTATCGAGAAGGTTCTGAGCTGCCAAGACGGAGCCGAGGAGGATCTACGGCTAGCGTCGGAGATAACAGACTCTCAGAGGAAGAAAATGGACAGCTTGCGGCGGAAACACATGACTTATTCGTATTGTTATGACCGTACGAGGTACAAGGTGGCTTTGCCGGAGTGTGTGGTGAACACGGAGGAGGCTAAGCGGCTTAGGGTCTATGATCCGGTAACGTTCGGTGGGATCCCTCACCGTCATCGTCACGGGAAGCACCGGAGCAAGAGCCGCCAGTCGATATGA